From one Budorcas taxicolor isolate Tak-1 chromosome 21, Takin1.1, whole genome shotgun sequence genomic stretch:
- the LCMT2 gene encoding tRNA wybutosine-synthesizing protein 4 has product MGSRNRERRAEAVQSTNDSSALSKSSLAARGYVHDAFAALLVPGTARRAPLIHRGYYVRARAVRHCVRAFVEQTCAAPGTPRSQILSLGAGSDSLYFRLKTAGRLAGAAVWEVDFPDVAEGKAQRIRDTPDLCALTGPFQSGGPGSTLCFESSDYRILGLDLRQLQQLDQALAAAGLDAAAPTLLLAEAVLTYLEPDDAAALISWAAQRFSNAIFVVYEQMRPQDAFGEFMQQHFRHLNSPLHGLDRFPDAEAQQQRFLQAGWTACRAMDLNEFYRCFLPAEERRRMENLEPFDEFEEWHLKCAHYFILAASRGDSLSQTLVFPPSETFPRIDPASPSGVFPASVVTGDTQGLGLKRYGHASVLLSPGVILSAGGFGEQEGRHCRVSKFHMLLRYSDFEWKGNQIGSWGTEAQWDGRLYHTMTRLSDTQVLVLGGRLSPVTPALGILQLSYENEDNSAEDPNVTVTKFGPEDSTLSRWRHSTTEVSCENQKYLFVYGGRSVTEPVLSDWHFLHVGKMTWVRIPVEGEGPEGRHSHSACSWQGGALIAGGLGASEEPLSSVVFLKPITSGFLWESIAIQPPITPRYSHTAHVVNGKLLLVGGVWIHSSAVPGVTVIDLSTGLSFEYQIDTTCVPWPLMLHNHTSILFPEEQQLLLLGGGGNCFSFGTYFNPHTVALDLSPLSARQ; this is encoded by the coding sequence ATGGGCTCGCGCAACCGCGAACGTCGGGCTGAGGCAGTGCAGAGCACCAACGACAGCAGCGCGCTCAGCAAGAGCTCCCTGGCCGCGCGCGGGTACGTGCACGACGCCTTCGCTGCCTTGCTGGTTCCGGGGACGGCGCGCCGCGCGCCGCTCATCCACCGCGGCTACTACGTGCGCGCACGCGCCGTGCGGCACTGCGTGCGCGCCTTCGTAGAGCAGACGTGCGCGGCCCCCGGCACCCCTCGCTCGCAGATTCTGTCGTTGGGCGCCGGGTCAGACTCACTGTATTTTCGCCTCAAAACTGCTGGCCGCCTGGCCGGGGCTGCTGTCTGGGAGGTGGATTTTCCGGACGTGGCCGAGGGCAAAGCGCAGAGGATTCGAGATACGCCGGATCTGTGCGCGTTAACCGGGCCTTTCCAGAGCGGAGGCCCCGGGTCCACGCTGTGCTTTGAGAGCTCGGACTACCGCATCCTGGGCCTGGACCTGCGGCAGTTGCAGCAGCTGGACCAGGCCCTTGCCGCCGCGGGTCTTGACGCGGCCGCCCCGACTCTGCTCCTGGCTGAGGCCGTGCTCACCTACCTCGAGCCAGATGATGCCGCGGCCCTCATCTCCTGGGCCGCCCAGCGGTTTTCTAATGCCATTTTCGTCGTCTACGAGCAGATGAGGCCTCAGGACGCCTTTGGCGAGTTCATGCAGCAACATTTTCGGCACCTGAATTCTCCCCTTCATGGCTTGGACCGCTTTCCCGACGCGGAGGCCCAGCAGCAGCGCTTCCTTCAGGCCGGCTGGACTGCCTGTCGCGCCATGGACCTGAATGAATTCTATCGCTGCTTTCTCCCAGCAGAAGAACGCCGACGCATGGAAAATCTTGAACCTTTTGATGAGTTTGAGGAGTGGCATCTGAAGTGTGCCCACTATTTTATTCTAGCCGCTTCTCGGGGAGACAGCCTGTCCCAGACTCTCGTGTTTCCACCCTCAGAGACGTTTCCTCGGATAGATCCTGCTTCCCCTTCAGGAGTCTTCCCTGCCAGTGTAGTCACTGGGGACACCCAGGGCCTGGGCCTTAAGAGATATGGCCACGCCTCTGTCCTTTTGAGCCCAGGCGTTATTCTCAGTGCAGGAGGATTTGGAGAGCAGGAGGGGCGACATTGCCGAGTGAGCAAGTTTCACATGCTGTTAAGATACAGTGACTTTGAATGGAAAGGCAACCAGATAGGCAGTTGGGGAACTGAAGCTCAATGGGATGGACGCCTTTATCACACCATGACAAGACTTTCAGATACTCAGGTTCTGGTTCTAGGAGGGAGACTGTCCCCAGTAACTCCAGCCTTGGGGATACTCCAACTTTCTTatgaaaatgaggataatagcGCTGAGGACCCAAATGTAACAGTCACGAAGTTCGGTCCAGAAGATTCTACCTTGTCACGTTGGCGCCATTCAACAACAGAAGTGTCCTGTGAGAATCAGAAATATTTGTTTGTGTATGGGGGCCGCAGTGTGACAGAACCTGTACTAAGTGACTGGCATTTCCTCCATGTGGGGAAAATGACTTGGGTTAGGATCCCAGTGGAGGGAGAAGGACCTGAAGGTCGGCATTCCCACAGTGCCTGCAGCTGGCAAGGGGGAGCCCTCATTGCTGGAGGTCTGGGTGCTTCTGAGGAGCCACTGAGCTCTGTAGTCTTTCTGAAACCAATCACTAGTGGATTCCTCTGGGAATCCATAGCCATCCAGCCTCCCATTACCCCAAGGTACTCCCACACAGCTCATGTAGTCAATGGGAAGCTTTTGTTGGTTGGAGGCGTCTGGATTCATTCCTCTGCAGTTCCTGGAGTGACAGTTATTGATTTGTCTACAGGATTGAGCTTTGAGTATCAGATTGACACAACATGTGTGCCATGGCCATTAATGTTACACAATCATACCAGCATCCTCTTCCCTGAAGAGCAACAGCTCCTGCTCCTTGGAGGTGGTGGGAACTGCTTTTCCTTCGGCACCTACTTCAACCCCCATACAGTGGCATTAGACCTTTCTCCTTTAAGTGCTAGACAGTAA